One genomic region from Doryrhamphus excisus isolate RoL2022-K1 chromosome 14, RoL_Dexc_1.0, whole genome shotgun sequence encodes:
- the si:ch73-193c12.2 gene encoding uncharacterized protein si:ch73-193c12.2, with product MLMYTLSPRTTLNSRHLAYVAEGAGLSNPPQLEIMADDDQIVAVEIGEQQWHDEDTRSLILWRTANAALFTGRRNAAVNGYEIYIASRGLEGKVTPAFLKKKWENLKHQYKGHKYNKSGVSLDGSETPGASWKWYNLMDEAIGGRLSMTPPVFIASSSQDDVAGESPSVLTPERDAPTGSIPKRRRVDLGDMLKETMEKDERFELELREMEAKAIEREEARAREAAEREERRHREALEREETRHREAMEREERRHREAVEREERFFREMRERDDRRDTAAREERFLAILEALIQK from the exons ATGCTGATGTACACTTTATCACCCCGTACCACCCTCAACAGTCGCCATCTTGCTTACGTAGCGGAAGGGGCGGGACTATCAAACCCTCCCCAACTTGAAATAATGGCGGATGATGACCAAATCGTTGCGGTGGAAATTGGTGAACAACAAT GGCATGATGAGGACACCAGGTCCCTTATTTTGTGGAGGACTGCCAACGCCGCCTTGTTCACAGGGAGACGCAATGCAGCTGTCAATGGATATGA gatctACATCGCTAGTCGAGGACTGGAGGGAAAGGTGACACCAGCCTTCTTAAAAAAGAAATGGGAGAACCTGAAGCATCAGTATAAG gGGCATAAGTACAACAAATCTGGGGTCAGCCTAGATGGCAGTGAGACCCCTGGCGCGTCttggaagtggtacaatttgATGGATGAAGCAATTGGGGGCAGGTTATCCATGACGCCGCCCGTCTTCATCGCTTCATCTTCCCAGGATGATGTGGCAGGCGAATCCCCGTCTGTGCTCACCCCAGAACGGGACGCACCCACAGGATCCATCCCCAAAAGACGCCGGGTGGATCTCGGGGACATGTTGAAGGAAACGATGGAAAAAGATGAGAGGTTTGAACTGGAGCTGAGAGAGATGGAAGCCAAGGCCATAGAGAGAGAAGAGGCCAGGGCGAGGGAGGCAGCtgagagagaggagaggaggcaCCGTGAGGCTTTAGAGAGAGAGGAGACCAGGCACCGTGAGGCTATGGAGAGGGAGGAGAGGAGGCACCGTGAGGCCGTGGAGAGGGAAGAACGATTCTTCAGAGAGATGAGGGAGAGAGATGATAGGAGAGACACTGCTGCTAGGGAGGAGCGCTTCCTGGCAATCCTTGAAGCATTAATCCAGAAATAA